The following coding sequences lie in one Bacteroidota bacterium genomic window:
- a CDS encoding phospholipase D-like domain-containing protein, with amino-acid sequence MKKFVLFVFVMIFATSSIFSQSIIINELYNSSGNDEWVELLVVQDGLDIRSWDIRDFSSTGGALAPLVFTTNALWNNLKSGTVIIIARPENTFPEDFDPSDYSLTIKSNNSTYFTGNVFSIAGTSDAVQIRNTSQTHIFGVSWGPANAASIPAPKVHFSAALTSNTATAFKGNSVSQLIDVANWSQNTLTITRGTGNTTENSAWISLLRARPEGSGSVSITPSLLDGSVDTTIKITYRKDPAFAVNNLRIIVPPEFSWSKNISDVSYTNIIATASVIGDTIYFTGISFSADSTEITISPITSATFTGYYKFKTQSGASGTYGDVAPIPVITVYGAAIPISEVKVNDANGASTRIGDLVTVRGIITVANEFGSPSFIQDNSAGMSIYGTIFSAAVNIGDEIQVTGKVTQFGGLNQIELPEQYSVISTGNFVDPVISTPTQINFNGVGGVEIYEGKLVHIIGVTVTTLSGTPVTNWAANTNYRLIGASTSDTVQLRIDNNTNLVGGVAPAGTFDLIGVVGQYKTTTPYIGGYQVMPRFTQDIISSGPLFTEYPEETYLDSSSVTVGWKTLFPGTSRVRYGVNTNYELGVIEIDNDLRISHSVALTGLTAATIYNVQAFSVSGNDTSFAGNLIVSTTSKSPTTGKINVYFSKSVNTTLSIGEAALANINLSSKVIERINNSRRSIDAALYSLSGTVGANVASALVAAKNRGVKVRVIGEYDNRTTLPWSTLTNNGITVIYDAYGLNDGTGLHHNKFFVFDYRGGAPESVWVWTGSWNATDPGTDADRQNVIEIQDVALAGAYTREFEEMWGANTETPNSGISRFGARKLNNTPHKFIIGGKYIESFFSPSDRTTTYIGKALGKTQSSINIAMLTFTRKELADSIVVKKSAGKKTRVILDNNTDSGTQFPYMQSSGVDILLKVGTGFLHHKYAIVDAEPYGGTAWVVTGSHNWSSAAETRNDENTLIIKDNRVGNLYIQEFAARYTEAGGTDPVRVSVNENGNGIPDDFNLSQNYPNPFNPTTTIAFSLPIANLVTLRVYNILGQEVATLVNEEMKAGNYTVNFNASHLASGVYFYKLTAGSFNSVKKLSLLK; translated from the coding sequence ATGAAAAAATTTGTTTTGTTTGTATTTGTAATGATTTTTGCGACCTCCTCAATATTTTCACAATCTATTATTATCAATGAACTTTATAATTCAAGCGGCAACGATGAATGGGTTGAGTTGCTCGTGGTTCAAGATGGGTTAGATATAAGGAGCTGGGATATTAGGGATTTTTCGAGTACAGGCGGTGCATTAGCTCCATTAGTCTTTACAACAAATGCCCTATGGAACAATCTCAAATCAGGTACTGTTATTATCATTGCTCGTCCCGAAAACACTTTCCCCGAAGATTTTGATCCGAGTGATTATTCACTTACAATAAAATCAAACAATTCTACTTACTTTACTGGCAATGTGTTTTCAATTGCTGGAACTAGCGATGCTGTTCAAATCCGTAATACATCACAAACACATATCTTTGGTGTTTCATGGGGACCTGCCAATGCAGCCAGCATACCTGCACCAAAAGTTCATTTTTCGGCTGCTTTAACTTCGAACACGGCAACTGCTTTCAAGGGAAATAGTGTAAGCCAATTAATCGATGTAGCAAACTGGTCACAAAACACTCTTACTATCACGCGTGGAACCGGTAATACAACAGAAAATTCTGCTTGGATATCTTTACTACGTGCACGTCCGGAAGGTTCAGGTTCAGTATCAATTACTCCATCTCTTTTAGATGGCAGTGTCGATACAACCATCAAAATTACATACCGTAAAGACCCTGCATTTGCTGTTAATAATTTAAGAATAATCGTCCCACCCGAATTTTCATGGTCAAAGAATATTAGCGACGTTAGTTACACAAACATAATTGCAACTGCAAGCGTAATTGGCGATACAATTTATTTTACAGGTATATCGTTCAGTGCAGATTCAACAGAAATTACAATCTCACCTATTACATCAGCAACCTTTACAGGTTATTATAAATTTAAAACACAATCGGGTGCAAGCGGAACTTACGGAGACGTCGCACCGATCCCGGTTATTACTGTCTATGGTGCAGCAATTCCGATCTCGGAAGTAAAAGTAAACGATGCTAACGGAGCTTCAACGAGAATCGGTGATCTGGTAACTGTTCGTGGAATTATAACCGTCGCGAACGAATTCGGCAGTCCAAGTTTTATACAGGATAATTCCGCCGGTATGTCGATATACGGAACTATATTTTCAGCAGCCGTTAATATTGGTGATGAAATTCAGGTAACTGGAAAAGTAACACAATTCGGTGGATTGAACCAGATCGAATTGCCCGAACAGTATTCAGTTATCAGCACAGGCAATTTTGTTGATCCCGTAATATCAACACCAACACAGATTAATTTTAATGGTGTTGGAGGAGTTGAAATTTATGAGGGCAAACTCGTACACATCATCGGTGTTACTGTTACCACCCTAAGTGGAACCCCTGTAACAAACTGGGCTGCAAATACGAACTACCGCCTGATTGGCGCTTCAACAAGCGATACGGTTCAACTGCGTATCGATAATAACACAAACTTAGTCGGCGGAGTAGCTCCTGCGGGTACATTCGACCTAATCGGTGTCGTGGGGCAATACAAGACAACAACACCTTACATCGGTGGTTATCAAGTTATGCCTCGCTTTACTCAAGACATTATATCATCGGGACCTTTATTCACAGAATATCCTGAAGAAACTTACCTTGATTCATCTTCGGTAACGGTTGGCTGGAAAACACTTTTTCCCGGTACATCGCGTGTTCGTTATGGAGTTAATACAAACTACGAATTAGGTGTAATCGAAATTGATAATGATTTGAGGATATCTCATTCAGTAGCATTAACCGGCTTAACAGCAGCAACAATTTATAACGTTCAAGCTTTTTCCGTTTCAGGAAACGATACAAGTTTCGCAGGTAATTTAATAGTGAGTACAACATCAAAATCTCCGACAACCGGAAAAATTAATGTTTATTTTAGCAAGAGTGTGAACACAACATTATCGATTGGTGAAGCGGCTTTAGCTAATATAAATTTATCATCAAAAGTTATTGAGCGGATAAACAATTCGCGAAGATCGATTGATGCTGCTCTTTATAGTTTAAGCGGTACGGTTGGCGCTAATGTGGCAAGCGCATTGGTGGCAGCAAAAAATCGTGGAGTTAAAGTTCGAGTAATAGGTGAGTACGATAACAGAACCACTTTGCCTTGGTCAACACTCACAAATAATGGAATCACGGTTATCTACGATGCTTACGGACTTAATGACGGCACGGGCTTACATCATAATAAGTTTTTTGTGTTTGACTATCGCGGCGGCGCGCCGGAAAGCGTTTGGGTATGGACCGGTTCTTGGAATGCTACAGACCCCGGAACCGATGCCGACAGACAAAATGTGATTGAGATCCAGGATGTGGCTCTTGCGGGCGCATACACACGCGAGTTCGAAGAAATGTGGGGAGCCAACACCGAAACTCCAAACTCCGGAATTTCTAGATTCGGCGCAAGAAAGCTAAACAACACACCGCATAAATTTATTATTGGCGGTAAATATATTGAGTCGTTTTTCAGTCCAAGCGACAGAACAACAACCTATATCGGCAAAGCTTTAGGAAAAACTCAAAGTTCCATTAATATTGCTATGCTAACTTTCACAAGAAAAGAGTTAGCCGATTCAATAGTAGTAAAGAAAAGTGCTGGAAAAAAGACACGTGTTATTTTAGATAATAACACTGATAGCGGGACACAATTTCCATACATGCAATCGAGTGGTGTAGATATTTTGTTAAAAGTTGGCACCGGATTTTTACATCATAAGTACGCAATCGTTGATGCAGAACCTTATGGAGGAACTGCATGGGTTGTAACCGGCTCGCATAACTGGTCGAGTGCCGCTGAAACAAGGAACGATGAAAACACATTAATTATAAAAGATAACAGAGTTGGTAATCTTTACATACAGGAATTTGCTGCCCGATATACAGAAGCCGGCGGAACTGACCCTGTCCGTGTAAGCGTGAACGAAAATGGTAACGGAATTCCCGATGACTTCAACCTAAGTCAAAACTATCCGAACCCGTTCAACCCAACAACTACAATTGCATTCAGTTTGCCTATAGCAAATTTAGTTACTCTTAGAGTTTACAATATATTGGGACAAGAAGTAGCTACATTAGTTAACGAAGAAATGAAAGCCGGAAACTACACTGTTAATTTCAATGCATCTCATTTAGCGAGCGGAGTTTATTTCTACAAACTTACTGCCGGTTCGTTTAATTCTGTAAAAAAATTGAGTCTGCTTAAGTAA
- a CDS encoding SDR family oxidoreductase — MNRKTTLITGASGGIGLEFARLFAGDGYDLVLVARRINELEKLKTELEKGSKVSVRVIQKDLAKPTSAEELFNELEQTQIDVLVNNVGFGSVGNFQETDWDVHNSMMNVNIIVLVHLTRLFLSGMVKRGSGKILNVASTAAFQPGPFMAVYYATKSFVVSFSQAIATELEGSGVTVTCLCPGPTVSGFQNTAGMKKSKIMKLLKFSSSHDAALYGYHAMNKGKRLAIQGLMNRIFVCLVKFIPAGFVLKLIRYLHKK, encoded by the coding sequence ATGAATCGAAAAACAACATTAATTACAGGCGCCTCGGGCGGCATTGGTTTAGAATTTGCTAGATTATTTGCAGGTGATGGTTATGATTTAGTTTTAGTTGCCCGCAGAATAAATGAACTTGAGAAATTAAAAACTGAATTGGAAAAGGGAAGTAAAGTTTCAGTCAGAGTAATCCAAAAAGATTTAGCGAAACCAACATCCGCTGAAGAATTATTTAACGAGCTTGAACAAACACAGATAGATGTTTTAGTCAACAACGTAGGATTCGGATCTGTTGGAAATTTTCAAGAAACAGATTGGGATGTTCATAACAGTATGATGAATGTTAATATCATCGTACTTGTTCACTTAACCAGACTTTTTCTATCAGGTATGGTTAAACGGGGGAGTGGTAAAATTTTAAACGTAGCTTCGACAGCGGCATTTCAACCAGGTCCGTTTATGGCGGTTTATTATGCTACAAAATCTTTTGTAGTATCGTTTTCGCAAGCAATCGCAACTGAACTTGAAGGAAGCGGAGTTACGGTAACTTGTTTGTGCCCCGGACCGACTGTATCAGGTTTCCAAAATACTGCAGGAATGAAAAAATCAAAAATTATGAAGTTACTAAAATTTTCCAGTTCTCATGATGCAGCTCTTTATGGATACCACGCGATGAATAAAGGGAAAAGGTTAGCTATTCAAGGATTGATGAACAGAATTTTTGTTTGCTTAGTAAAATTTATACCGGCAGGATTTGTTTTAAAATTGATTCGATACTTACATAAAAAATAG
- the rlmB gene encoding 23S rRNA (guanosine(2251)-2'-O)-methyltransferase RlmB, with amino-acid sequence MTHNLIVGRNPVIEALRAATPIVKIFLLHGIRGGNIETIYKLARERKIPCIEINRNKFEELTSGDVNQGVAAIIEEKKFVDVDDILEIALAKNELPFILILDEIQDPQNLGAIIRTAECAGVHGVIIPKHNAAPVTSSVTKASAGAVEYVAMARVTNIAQTIDELKENGVWIVGTDSSADKKYTELDYKIPLALVVGSEGRGMRRLVKEKCDFLVKIPLFGKIESLNASVAAALLVYEVVRKRK; translated from the coding sequence ATCACACACAACTTAATTGTTGGCAGGAATCCGGTCATCGAAGCACTTCGTGCTGCTACTCCCATTGTAAAAATTTTCCTTCTACACGGTATCAGAGGCGGAAACATCGAAACAATTTATAAACTTGCACGGGAGAGAAAAATTCCCTGCATCGAAATCAATCGCAATAAATTTGAGGAATTAACCTCAGGTGATGTTAATCAAGGTGTTGCTGCAATAATCGAAGAGAAAAAGTTTGTTGACGTAGATGACATACTTGAAATTGCATTAGCGAAAAATGAACTTCCGTTCATTTTGATTTTAGATGAAATTCAGGATCCGCAAAATTTAGGAGCCATAATCCGGACAGCCGAGTGTGCCGGTGTGCACGGGGTAATTATTCCGAAACACAACGCAGCTCCTGTAACATCGTCAGTTACGAAAGCCTCAGCCGGTGCAGTCGAATACGTTGCAATGGCGCGCGTTACAAACATCGCACAAACAATTGATGAGTTAAAAGAAAATGGAGTATGGATTGTAGGAACCGACAGTAGCGCCGATAAAAAATATACTGAGCTTGATTACAAAATTCCGTTGGCATTGGTAGTAGGCAGCGAAGGGCGGGGAATGCGGCGACTTGTAAAAGAGAAGTGCGACTTTTTAGTAAAGATACCGCTCTTCGGTAAAATCGAATCGCTGAATGCTTCAGTTGCCGCAGCACTTTTAGTGTATGAAGTTGTGAGAAAAAGAAAATGA
- a CDS encoding XRE family transcriptional regulator: MRSKIGNRINESRLNKELDQHTLAEKVDVATRTLQRWEKGEQVPDSNYLMRLAKFTGVRPEWLLTGEGEMYHSPPDRTKIFPLHKTTYLRDIPLVDIPLYSSVPAGRTTPIFHPDYVDRYVTIDNINDPNAFALVVKGASMSPKIEDSDIVVVSPKQEVRNGDICVVRVNDEDVLKKVKIDSTHIHLIPLNPDFEPVSVRKRDVGFIWRVVKVIKNL; the protein is encoded by the coding sequence ATGAGATCAAAAATCGGCAACCGTATAAACGAATCACGGTTGAACAAAGAACTCGACCAACACACATTAGCTGAAAAAGTTGATGTGGCAACACGAACACTCCAGCGCTGGGAAAAAGGCGAGCAAGTCCCCGACAGTAATTATCTGATGCGACTTGCAAAATTTACGGGTGTGCGACCTGAATGGCTGCTAACAGGTGAAGGCGAGATGTATCATTCGCCGCCCGACAGGACAAAAATTTTTCCATTACACAAAACAACATATTTACGAGATATTCCTTTAGTGGATATTCCATTGTACTCATCGGTTCCTGCGGGGAGAACTACTCCTATTTTTCATCCCGATTATGTTGACCGTTATGTAACGATTGATAATATAAACGACCCGAATGCTTTCGCACTCGTTGTAAAGGGAGCAAGTATGTCGCCAAAAATTGAGGACAGTGATATTGTCGTCGTGAGTCCGAAGCAGGAAGTTCGCAACGGCGATATCTGTGTAGTGCGTGTGAACGATGAGGATGTTTTGAAGAAAGTAAAAATCGACAGCACACATATTCACTTAATTCCACTAAATCCTGATTTTGAACCGGTCTCGGTTCGAAAACGTGACGTTGGATTTATATGGAGAGTTGTGAAGGTTATAAAGAATTTATAA
- the mraZ gene encoding division/cell wall cluster transcriptional repressor MraZ produces the protein MASFKGTYKYSVDSKGRLNIPSKLRKQLTDDIKDHFVVMRGFDKCLFVYPINVWADVEAEFIKLSAYNSEHRQLERTIYANLSEVELDSQARISIPPDLREYAQIDSDALIIGIRNRIEIWNPKIYEEYISSQVDSYETVAQKVMNNLG, from the coding sequence ATGGCTTCATTTAAAGGAACATACAAATATAGTGTCGACAGCAAAGGTCGCCTGAATATTCCGTCGAAATTGCGAAAGCAACTTACCGACGATATCAAGGATCATTTTGTTGTGATGCGCGGATTCGATAAATGCTTGTTCGTTTATCCGATTAACGTTTGGGCAGATGTTGAAGCGGAATTTATTAAGCTGTCGGCTTATAATTCTGAACATCGCCAATTAGAGCGGACGATATACGCTAATCTTTCAGAAGTGGAATTAGATTCGCAAGCCCGGATAAGTATCCCACCCGATTTACGCGAATATGCTCAGATCGATAGCGATGCGTTAATAATCGGAATTCGGAATAGAATAGAAATTTGGAATCCAAAAATTTACGAAGAATATATTAGCAGTCAAGTTGATTCTTACGAAACTGTCGCTCAAAAGGTAATGAACAATCTTGGTTGA
- a CDS encoding HAD family phosphatase — protein sequence MSNIKAIVFDLGNVLVKIDYKPLLVHTGLNGKFSEEEVYNLLENPAIAYESGKLSSHEFYNETMRMLQINIDYEKFVHAWCSVATVMVENIEEVVIELARQYPLYLLSNTNELHLHHIKKNYPILENFQRLFLSYKIGVMKPDEEIFQFMLNELEIEPEDIFFIDDKITNVESAFLLGIDAVHFQSTNELRKVLTQKYILSAKK from the coding sequence ATGAGTAATATAAAAGCAATAGTTTTTGATTTAGGAAATGTATTAGTAAAAATCGATTATAAACCTTTGCTTGTTCATACAGGACTTAACGGTAAATTCAGTGAAGAGGAGGTTTACAATTTATTAGAAAACCCTGCGATTGCATACGAAAGTGGAAAATTAAGTTCGCACGAGTTTTACAACGAAACTATGAGGATGCTTCAAATTAATATTGATTATGAGAAGTTTGTTCATGCTTGGTGCAGTGTTGCGACCGTGATGGTTGAAAATATCGAGGAAGTAGTTATTGAACTTGCACGACAATATCCGTTATATTTATTGAGCAATACTAACGAACTCCATCTGCATCATATTAAAAAGAACTATCCAATTTTAGAAAATTTTCAAAGATTATTTTTATCGTATAAAATCGGTGTAATGAAACCGGATGAAGAAATATTTCAATTCATGCTCAATGAATTGGAAATTGAGCCGGAAGATATTTTTTTTATTGATGATAAAATCACAAACGTTGAGAGTGCATTCTTACTTGGGATTGATGCTGTTCATTTTCAATCAACAAACGAGTTAAGAAAAGTATTAACCCAAAAATACATATTATCAGCAAAAAAGTAA
- a CDS encoding metallophosphoesterase, producing MRILAFTDIHGSYNRVLEIIKSEKPDMVIIGGDLTNLGRVQEVESVIRQFQTLTPNLFCIAGNMDLPQHDDLFDKLNVSINGKGIIMNEVGIFGVSAVPTSPLRTPYEIDEEAISEKIAEGYKDVLNAKTKILVSHAPPYGTKVDIVHSGYHVGSSAVRDFIEAEKVDVVICGHIHEGRGQDTLGKTKIINCGQASRGYYAVIQISEKIEVTNSEYK from the coding sequence ATGCGCATTTTAGCATTCACTGACATACACGGTTCGTATAACCGGGTTTTAGAGATCATTAAATCAGAAAAACCCGATATGGTAATTATTGGCGGCGATTTAACAAACTTAGGCAGAGTCCAAGAAGTTGAATCGGTTATACGGCAATTTCAAACTTTAACCCCCAATTTGTTTTGTATTGCAGGCAATATGGACTTACCCCAGCATGATGATTTGTTTGATAAACTGAACGTTTCAATCAACGGTAAAGGCATTATTATGAATGAAGTTGGGATATTTGGTGTATCGGCGGTGCCGACTTCACCACTTCGAACACCTTATGAAATTGATGAAGAAGCAATCTCAGAAAAAATTGCCGAAGGATATAAAGATGTATTGAATGCAAAAACTAAAATTCTGGTTTCACACGCACCACCTTATGGGACGAAAGTAGATATTGTTCATTCGGGGTATCATGTTGGCAGTTCGGCTGTTCGGGATTTTATTGAGGCTGAAAAAGTAGATGTAGTAATTTGCGGGCACATACACGAAGGTCGGGGGCAGGATACTTTGGGGAAAACAAAAATAATTAATTGCGGGCAAGCAAGCCGCGGTTATTACGCTGTTATACAAATAAGTGAAAAAATAGAAGTTACAAATTCTGAGTACAAATAA
- the lgt gene encoding prolipoprotein diacylglyceryl transferase: MYPELFKIGPFTIYSYGLMLGIAFLTASYILTSELKRKKLDPNLASTITLLAVICGIVGAKLFHLIENLEHFLRSPIEMMFSAGGLTFYGGFILATIVIILYLKQKKVPVLKITDAAAPGLMIGYGIARIGCHLSGDGDYGMPTKLPWAMSYENGTYPPSAAFRDFPEIVEKYGVNGVVPDSILVHPAPLYELIAAVFLFLILWKLRKKIAPDGLLFMIYLTFSGAERFFVEFIRLNPIVLFGLSEAQIISIILIAIGVLGIFYLKRKNERKK; this comes from the coding sequence ATGTATCCAGAACTTTTTAAAATAGGACCGTTTACAATTTACAGTTACGGACTGATGCTTGGCATAGCATTCCTAACTGCAAGCTATATACTAACAAGTGAGTTGAAACGAAAAAAATTAGACCCGAATTTAGCATCGACAATTACGTTGCTTGCTGTTATTTGTGGAATCGTTGGCGCTAAATTATTTCACTTGATAGAAAATTTGGAACACTTTCTGCGATCACCGATCGAGATGATGTTTTCTGCAGGCGGACTTACATTTTATGGTGGGTTCATACTTGCTACGATTGTTATAATTTTGTATTTGAAGCAGAAGAAAGTTCCGGTATTAAAAATCACCGATGCGGCAGCGCCCGGTTTGATGATCGGCTACGGGATTGCTCGTATCGGCTGCCACTTGTCGGGCGACGGAGATTACGGGATGCCGACCAAGTTGCCATGGGCAATGAGTTATGAAAACGGCACTTACCCGCCCTCTGCTGCATTCCGCGACTTCCCTGAAATCGTTGAAAAATATGGAGTTAACGGAGTTGTTCCTGATAGTATTTTAGTACATCCGGCACCGTTGTACGAACTGATTGCCGCAGTGTTTTTATTTTTAATCCTCTGGAAACTTCGTAAAAAAATTGCACCCGACGGACTGCTGTTTATGATTTATCTGACTTTTTCAGGAGCGGAACGTTTCTTTGTGGAGTTCATACGACTAAATCCAATAGTTTTATTCGGACTTTCTGAAGCGCAAATTATTTCTATTATATTAATTGCTATCGGAGTTTTAGGTATTTTTTATTTGAAAAGAAAAAATGAGAGAAAAAAGTAA
- the rsmH gene encoding 16S rRNA (cytosine(1402)-N(4))-methyltransferase RsmH, which produces MSYEYHTPVLVEKVLEYLITKPDGVYVDATLGGGGHSEKILERLIPTGVLIGIDADKDALEFSKVRFGERVLLIQSNFSHLSQILSEHNLPKVDGFLFDLGISSRQIDSAQKGFSFSCDAKLDMRFDSRQELDAHYIVNSYSEEELSRIFWQFGEEKFSRRIAKKIVDSRTRKSIETTLELAEIVKSVVSGKFLNKSLARIFQAIRIEVNRELESLQSALKSSLMHLNPAGRLIVISYHSLEDRIVKSFFKEFSTPTRDITWKLTGIETTKPLIRVLTKKPILPEEPEIVQNPRSRSAKLRVAELLND; this is translated from the coding sequence ATGAGCTATGAATATCACACGCCGGTTTTAGTCGAAAAAGTTCTTGAGTACCTTATTACTAAACCTGACGGTGTTTATGTCGATGCAACTTTAGGAGGTGGTGGTCATTCGGAAAAAATTTTAGAACGACTCATACCCACAGGAGTTTTAATTGGAATTGATGCCGATAAAGATGCTCTTGAATTTTCAAAAGTGCGTTTTGGAGAAAGAGTGTTATTAATACAAAGCAATTTTTCGCATCTCTCCCAAATTCTTTCCGAACATAACTTACCTAAAGTGGATGGTTTTCTTTTTGATTTAGGAATTTCATCCCGTCAAATCGACTCAGCCCAAAAGGGATTTAGTTTTAGCTGCGATGCTAAACTTGATATGCGTTTCGACTCGAGGCAAGAGTTGGATGCACATTACATCGTTAATTCGTATTCCGAAGAAGAACTCAGCCGGATATTCTGGCAGTTCGGCGAAGAAAAATTTTCGCGCCGGATTGCAAAAAAAATTGTTGATTCAAGAACACGTAAATCAATTGAAACTACTTTAGAATTAGCTGAAATTGTAAAATCTGTTGTAAGCGGAAAATTCTTGAATAAATCGTTAGCAAGAATTTTTCAAGCTATAAGAATTGAAGTAAACCGAGAATTAGAATCTTTACAGTCGGCTTTAAAAAGTTCATTGATGCACCTGAATCCGGCAGGCAGATTAATTGTTATCTCGTATCACTCGCTAGAAGACAGGATTGTAAAGTCGTTCTTCAAGGAGTTTTCAACTCCGACTAGAGATATTACATGGAAATTGACCGGCATAGAAACAACGAAGCCGTTAATACGAGTTCTAACAAAGAAACCAATTCTACCTGAAGAACCGGAGATCGTGCAAAATCCAAGGTCTCGCAGTGCAAAACTGAGGGTAGCTGAGCTTCTAAATGATTAA